A single window of Oreochromis aureus strain Israel breed Guangdong linkage group 7, ZZ_aureus, whole genome shotgun sequence DNA harbors:
- the fjx1 gene encoding four-jointed box protein 1, translating to MVAITMRVLSANLFSLLLLCALASVFYVWSALEDRLERHKRRFSVPGAGSFHQALPVDLSAKTFRALLAVPAAQRLHFGDRLKTRLNLTNQPVSAGSRDYNMNGGNKRSAPREDPVKLSPLEDGIFWNEWLEDTLPAGFTEEYAVAWQKKARTYRVVKLEPGCGRISNQLATFADGTKACVRYGINADQVQGETLTYYLARLLGITNLPPLVLSQLDSDSEQWESVRTRIDGLQWNDRAVVSLTQWISNLTGVITPAPLRQESSGLHPAREELWNKTAAELLELMQWTDLIVLDYLTANFDRLVSNLFSLQWDSRVMERDTNNLLKTPRGDLVFIDNEAGLVHGFRVLNMWEKYHNTVLSSVCVFRKRTTQRVAELHTRRDSRQRLLELYRDSEPLSQELGFLSDEHAGVLQDRIDRLYTHIVHCKGKYGQL from the coding sequence ATGGTGGCCATCACCATGAGGGTTCTTTCAGCGAACTTGttttctctgctcctcctgtgCGCCCTCGCAAGTGTTTTCTACGTCTGGAGCGCACTGGAGGACCGTTTGGAGCGACACAAACGGAGGTTCTCAGTACCAGGTGCAGGGTCCTTTCACCAAGCTCTCCCAGTGGACCTTTCAGCCAAAACTTTCCGTGCATTGCTTGCTGTCCCAGCGGCACAGAGACTGCACTTTGGAGACAGACTTAAGACTCGCCTCAACCTCACCAATCAACCTGTCTCTGCAGGAAGTCGAGATTACAATATGAATGGGGGTAACAAGAGGTCAGCCCCGCGGGAGGACCCGGTCAAGTTGTCCCCATTGGAAGACGGAATATTTTGGAACGAATGGCTGGAAGATACCCTTCCTGCGGGATTCACGGAGGAATATGCTGTGGCTTGGCAAAAGAAAGCGAGGACGTACCGGGTGGTGAAGCTGGAGCCGGGATGCGGCAGGATATCCAATCAGCTCGCCACGTTTGCAGACGGGACCAAAGCTTGTGTGCGTTATGGGATAAACGCGGACCAGGTGCAGGGTGAAACTTTGACTTATTACCTTGCACGTTTGCTTGGCATCACAAACCTGCCCCCTCTCGTACTGTCCCAGCTGGACAGTGACAGTGAGCAATGGGAGAGTGTGAGGACGCGGATAGATGGTTTACAGTGGAATGACCGAGCCGTGGTTTCTCTAACTCAGTGGATCTCCAACCTGACAGGGGTCATCACACCTGCGCCGCTGAGACAGGAGAGCAGCGGGCTGCATCCTGCGCGCGAGGAGCTCTGGAACAAGACAGCGGCGGAGCTGCTGGAGCTGATGCAGTGGACAGACCTGATCGTATTAGACTACCTGACGGCAAACTTCGACAGGCTCGTCAGCAATTTGTTTAGCCTGCAGTGGGACTCCCGTGTAATGGAGAGGGACACGAACAATCTCCTGAAAACCCCTCGCGGTGACCTCGTATTCATAGACAACGAGGCCGGATTAGTGCATGGGTTTCGAGTGTTAAACATGTGGGAGAAATATCACAATACAGTCCTGAGCTCTGTGTGCGTGTTTAGAAAAAGGACCACGCAGCGCGTGGCAGAGCTGCACACGCGCAGAGACTCCAGGCAAAGGCTGCTGGAGCTCTACAGAGACAGCGAGCCTTTGTCTCAGGAATTAGGATTTCTCTCAGATGAGCACGCTGGTGTTCTCCAGGACAGGATAGACAGATTATATACACACATTGTGCATTGCAAAGGAAAGTACGGCCAGCTGTGA